A region from the Leptospira venezuelensis genome encodes:
- a CDS encoding LTA synthase family protein: MKRLPSNLKLIGGYAIYYVLILIFYKAAFLWVYSYRLEGAETKDVLWAILVGLRFDISVIGMILGPFAFLSCLPYLNRFKFFNFFWGYFPIVISVWMLSHLIADIVYFENANKHIGYEGFVFIGRDMGVILKSAFEQNPFLAVVASLLVLVFLPLSTYLFLKFNPYKHEPESWKRDSILSFVVLVLVVFAIRGGVQETPLRASNAIVSGHSFVNNIALNGVFTSIMDLKSQSIPNYLKLETKESVRIVREEISYDGAEFVGKKYPLLRKQKQTNNGKPPNIVLILLENWTGKFIDPIGDGKVFGKELTPNFNKLLRKGRFYTRFFASGGRTTNGMMSILTGLPDRPGLTVVRTHQVLGNFSGIGNIFKGLGYDTFFVTGGDLSFDNKATLMPHWGFDTVMGEKEIAKLDRFKIGAWGYDDADVLQVLHEKISESKKPFLGVSLTLSTHYPYRAPDPKFRIFKEDERDFEYLNVYHYADWAVRDFMDRAEKSKYFDNTIFVFVADHTHHRYLDYYEDRNIPFLIYSPGKILPAIDDRDASQLDVIPTILGLVGKEAYFSAMGRNLLAPKKTESAYFAYGNLIGWIESDLFYIHFVDGNRNLKYSAKGPREEVSLCDTQPKICDSHFNKARAFLNLSHELMNQNLVFPTKEELERKEY, encoded by the coding sequence ATGAAACGTTTACCAAGCAATCTTAAATTGATCGGCGGATATGCCATCTACTATGTTCTCATTCTAATTTTTTATAAAGCAGCATTTCTTTGGGTGTATTCCTATAGATTAGAAGGCGCTGAAACCAAAGATGTTTTGTGGGCGATCTTGGTAGGACTTCGGTTCGATATTTCCGTGATCGGAATGATCTTAGGGCCGTTCGCTTTTCTCTCTTGTCTTCCTTATTTAAATCGATTTAAGTTTTTTAATTTTTTCTGGGGTTATTTTCCAATCGTCATCAGCGTTTGGATGCTTTCCCATTTGATCGCGGATATAGTTTATTTCGAGAATGCGAACAAACATATAGGTTACGAGGGATTTGTATTTATCGGAAGGGACATGGGTGTGATCTTAAAATCCGCCTTTGAACAGAATCCATTTTTGGCGGTAGTCGCTTCGCTTTTGGTTTTGGTATTTTTACCTTTATCCACTTATCTTTTCTTAAAATTTAATCCGTACAAACACGAGCCTGAGTCTTGGAAAAGGGACTCCATTTTATCTTTCGTTGTTTTGGTATTAGTTGTTTTTGCGATCAGAGGAGGAGTTCAAGAAACTCCATTAAGAGCGAGTAATGCGATCGTTTCCGGACATTCTTTCGTGAACAATATTGCATTGAATGGTGTGTTCACTTCTATCATGGACTTGAAAAGCCAGTCCATTCCGAATTATCTAAAATTGGAAACTAAAGAGTCAGTTCGTATTGTTAGGGAAGAGATCTCTTATGATGGTGCGGAATTTGTTGGGAAGAAATATCCTCTATTAAGAAAACAGAAACAAACTAATAACGGAAAACCTCCGAACATAGTTTTGATCCTTCTGGAAAACTGGACCGGAAAATTTATAGATCCAATAGGTGATGGAAAAGTTTTCGGAAAAGAACTCACTCCTAATTTTAATAAACTTTTACGAAAAGGTAGATTTTATACCAGATTTTTTGCCTCAGGTGGAAGAACGACAAATGGTATGATGTCTATCCTGACTGGATTGCCTGATCGACCGGGATTGACGGTGGTTAGAACTCACCAAGTATTAGGAAATTTTTCCGGTATCGGAAATATTTTCAAAGGTTTAGGATATGATACATTCTTCGTAACCGGTGGAGATTTAAGTTTTGATAATAAAGCAACTTTAATGCCTCATTGGGGATTCGATACTGTTATGGGCGAAAAAGAGATCGCTAAACTGGATCGATTTAAGATTGGAGCCTGGGGTTATGATGATGCAGATGTACTTCAAGTACTACATGAAAAAATCTCAGAATCCAAAAAACCTTTCTTGGGAGTTTCTCTTACCTTATCCACACATTATCCTTATCGAGCTCCGGATCCAAAATTTAGGATCTTTAAGGAGGATGAAAGAGACTTCGAATATCTAAACGTATATCATTATGCTGATTGGGCTGTTAGAGATTTTATGGATCGTGCCGAAAAATCCAAGTACTTTGATAATACCATCTTTGTATTTGTGGCGGATCATACTCACCATCGTTATTTAGATTATTATGAAGATAGGAATATTCCATTTCTAATATATTCTCCAGGAAAAATATTACCTGCAATAGACGATAGAGACGCTTCCCAGCTAGATGTTATCCCTACTATCTTAGGACTTGTTGGAAAAGAGGCTTACTTCTCAGCTATGGGAAGAAATTTACTTGCTCCTAAAAAAACGGAATCTGCTTATTTTGCATATGGAAATCTAATCGGTTGGATAGAGTCCGATCTATTCTATATCCATTTTGTGGATGGAAATCGTAATTTAAAATATTCTGCAAAAGGTCCAAGAGAAGAAGTGAGTCTTTGTGACACTCAGCCTAAGATTTGTGATTCTCATTTTAATAAGGCGAGAGCCTTCCTGAATTTGAGCCACGAATTGATGAATCAGAATTTAGTATTTCCAACTAAGGAAGAATTGGAAAGGAAAGAGTATTAA
- a CDS encoding ABC transporter permease subunit has protein sequence MNSLAKRRFEKFRSNTKAWISLWILGTSYIISLFAPILANNQPWIVSYDDSWKFPIFFRYTDKDFGGSEYSPMNYKKLKLREDFAEDDDNWILFPPVPYGYNEDNLETIDDNENPPSPPSLKHWLGTDDRGRDVFTRIFYAYRNSMSFGLILVVIEFLFGTIIGGIQGYYGKRTDIILQRIIEILSAIPFLYLILIMGSFFGRGFIVLGITYSALSWIGISMYMRGEFYRSKALTYVDAAKALGASSWSIMKNHILPNAITPLVTFLPFALISSISILSALDFLGYGIPAPNPSWGEMISQGRDNLRAWWLIDFPSLALAATILLSSFIGEGIRDSFDSKEKVTYE, from the coding sequence ATGAACTCTTTAGCCAAAAGAAGATTCGAAAAATTCAGATCCAACACAAAAGCCTGGATCTCTCTTTGGATTTTAGGGACTTCTTATATCATTTCCTTATTTGCGCCCATACTGGCAAATAATCAACCTTGGATCGTTTCTTACGACGATTCTTGGAAATTCCCTATCTTCTTCCGTTATACAGATAAGGACTTTGGCGGATCCGAATATTCCCCCATGAATTATAAAAAACTAAAATTAAGGGAAGATTTTGCAGAAGATGATGATAACTGGATCCTTTTTCCTCCTGTTCCTTATGGATACAACGAAGACAATTTAGAAACGATTGATGACAACGAAAATCCGCCTTCTCCTCCAAGTTTAAAACATTGGCTAGGAACGGATGATAGAGGAAGAGATGTGTTCACTCGGATCTTTTATGCATATAGAAATTCGATGAGTTTCGGGCTCATCTTAGTAGTTATAGAATTTCTCTTCGGAACAATTATAGGCGGTATCCAAGGATATTACGGAAAAAGAACAGATATCATACTGCAGAGAATTATCGAAATTCTATCTGCTATTCCTTTCTTATACTTGATACTCATCATGGGTTCTTTTTTTGGAAGAGGATTCATCGTACTCGGGATCACTTATTCCGCATTGAGCTGGATAGGTATCAGTATGTACATGAGGGGCGAATTTTACAGATCCAAGGCTCTTACCTATGTGGATGCGGCAAAAGCGTTAGGTGCTAGCTCTTGGAGTATTATGAAAAATCATATTCTCCCGAATGCGATCACTCCACTTGTGACCTTCTTACCTTTTGCACTTATCAGCTCGATCTCCATCTTAAGTGCACTCGACTTTTTAGGTTATGGAATTCCTGCGCCTAACCCTTCTTGGGGAGAAATGATAAGCCAAGGAAGGGATAATCTCCGAGCTTGGTGGCTGATCGATTTTCCTTCTTTGGCTTTGGCAGCGACTATTCTTCTTTCATCCTTTATTGGGGAAGGGATACGTGATTCTTTTGATTCTAAGGAGAAGGTAACGTACGAATGA
- a CDS encoding ABC transporter permease subunit translates to MRNYFLKRIFLIVPTILGITFLVFILSHLAPGGPLEREIAKLRGYGNEDGARSSLINNEEIEILKQKLRLDKPLPIAYLYWLWDVASLDLGESRLHSRPVNELIFEKIPVSLTFGLSGFLLSYLICIPLGIRKAIQSGQAFDSGTSIIILIAYSIPVFALSMLLLYLFSSGEVFSVFPLGHEYSDNYDDLDFFEKIVDRAEHMFLPVLCYVSGSFAMLTLLMKNSLLDQISKEYVRTAISKGLTFKDAIYKHAFRNSLIPIATGFGSNLSLVLAGSLIIELVFSIDGIGLLGFQAVTERDTNLMMGLLLIQSFLSLIGNILSDLCYVIIDPRINFEA, encoded by the coding sequence ATGAGAAATTATTTTTTAAAAAGGATCTTTCTGATCGTTCCCACTATCCTTGGAATCACTTTCCTAGTGTTTATTTTATCCCACTTGGCCCCGGGTGGACCCTTAGAAAGGGAGATCGCAAAATTAAGAGGATATGGCAACGAAGATGGAGCCAGATCTTCTCTCATCAATAATGAAGAAATAGAGATCTTAAAACAAAAACTACGTCTGGACAAACCATTGCCAATCGCTTATCTGTATTGGCTTTGGGATGTGGCAAGTTTGGATTTAGGAGAATCCAGATTACATTCTCGCCCAGTAAACGAACTCATTTTCGAAAAGATACCTGTTTCCCTCACATTTGGTCTTTCCGGATTTTTACTTTCGTATCTAATCTGTATTCCATTAGGAATTCGTAAAGCGATCCAAAGTGGACAAGCATTCGATAGCGGAACAAGTATCATAATTTTAATAGCATACTCGATTCCAGTATTCGCACTTTCAATGTTGCTATTATATTTGTTCTCTTCCGGTGAAGTGTTTTCCGTATTTCCTCTTGGGCATGAATATTCGGATAATTACGATGATTTGGATTTTTTTGAAAAGATTGTAGATAGAGCAGAGCATATGTTCTTACCGGTACTCTGTTATGTTTCCGGATCTTTTGCCATGCTTACTCTTTTAATGAAAAATTCTCTCTTGGATCAGATCTCTAAAGAGTATGTTAGAACTGCAATTTCTAAAGGTTTAACCTTTAAAGACGCAATTTACAAACACGCTTTTAGAAATAGTTTAATCCCAATTGCCACAGGATTTGGTTCTAATTTAAGTTTAGTCTTAGCTGGATCTTTAATTATAGAGCTTGTATTCAGTATAGATGGGATCGGCTTACTTGGTTTCCAAGCAGTTACAGAAAGAGATACCAATCTTATGATGGGATTACTGCTCATCCAAAGTTTTCTTTCTCTGATCGGAAACATTCTTTCAGATCTTTGTTACGTAATCATCGACCCTAGGATCAATTTCGAAGCATGA
- a CDS encoding ABC transporter ATP-binding protein: MKLLEIKDLNVSYGKEGFFGGRKSVIKAVENVNLEMEEGETFSLVGESGCGKSTLGRAILRLLKSDSGSIFFKGKEILDLREKEFLPLRKQIQIVFQDPYSSLNPRRNIKDILTEGLFIHENYTDEKAEKEAADILEKVGLSPEILNRYPHEFSGGQRQRIAIARALILKPEFILFDEAVSALDVSNQAQVLLLLQKLKADFGLSYLFISHDLGIVKSISDKIAVMYLGKIVEIGTKSQIADKPSHPYTKALFGAVFEVENRKIRKTPLQGEVPSILKKPKGCHFHTRCPIAKEICSETTPEWKDLGEGHKSYCHFPDGK, translated from the coding sequence ATGAAACTTTTAGAGATCAAAGATCTGAATGTAAGCTACGGAAAAGAAGGTTTCTTCGGCGGAAGAAAATCTGTAATCAAAGCTGTTGAGAATGTTAATCTAGAAATGGAAGAAGGAGAAACCTTCAGTCTAGTAGGAGAATCCGGCTGCGGAAAGTCCACTTTAGGCAGGGCAATACTCAGACTTCTAAAATCAGATTCTGGATCCATCTTTTTCAAAGGAAAAGAGATCTTAGATCTAAGAGAAAAAGAATTTTTACCTCTCCGAAAACAGATCCAGATCGTATTCCAAGATCCTTATTCTTCTCTGAATCCAAGAAGAAATATTAAAGATATTTTAACTGAAGGATTATTTATCCACGAAAATTATACGGATGAGAAAGCTGAAAAAGAAGCAGCCGATATTTTGGAAAAAGTAGGGCTCTCTCCCGAGATCCTAAATAGATATCCTCATGAATTTTCGGGAGGACAAAGACAAAGGATAGCTATTGCTAGAGCGCTTATTCTAAAACCCGAATTTATACTTTTTGACGAAGCTGTTTCGGCTTTGGACGTATCCAACCAGGCTCAGGTACTTCTTCTATTACAAAAACTGAAAGCTGATTTTGGTCTTTCTTATTTGTTTATCTCTCACGATTTGGGGATCGTAAAATCTATCTCAGATAAGATCGCTGTCATGTATTTGGGAAAAATCGTAGAGATAGGCACAAAATCCCAAATTGCAGACAAACCTTCTCATCCTTATACAAAGGCTCTGTTTGGAGCTGTATTCGAAGTAGAAAATCGAAAGATCCGAAAAACTCCTCTCCAAGGTGAAGTGCCAAGTATATTAAAAAAACCGAAAGGTTGTCATTTCCATACTCGTTGCCCAATCGCGAAAGAGATCTGTTCCGAGACTACCCCTGAATGGAAAGACTTAGGCGAAGGCCATAAGTCCTATTGTCATTTTCCGGACGGAAAATAA
- a CDS encoding ABC transporter ATP-binding protein: MNSEAILQVSNLNLELSKEGKFVPLLEDINFEIRKGEVLALVGESGCGKSVCAAAITKLLPHESFRYSNGKVIFQGTDILQTDSETLRKIRGKKVSYVFQEPFSALNPLSKIKDQMTEGFLAHGLGTRKEAEDKAEYLLGAVGITDIKLRMNCYPHQLSGGILQRVGIGMALMCDPELLIADEPTSALDVTVQAQLVELLLRLKEKMNLSVLFISHDFGLVSHIADRICVLYAGRIAELGTVDQILDEPNHPYTKDLLDSLPSHFSQTGVFKPIEGRLPSPGNYPKGCHYSDRCNFVFSHCHTVKPILKNTNGSGHLSACFLNEKKELAG, encoded by the coding sequence ATGAATTCGGAAGCAATTCTCCAAGTATCGAACTTGAATTTAGAACTTTCTAAAGAAGGGAAGTTCGTGCCATTATTAGAAGATATTAATTTTGAGATCAGAAAAGGAGAAGTTCTCGCTCTCGTAGGCGAATCTGGTTGCGGAAAATCAGTATGTGCTGCTGCGATCACAAAATTACTTCCTCATGAATCTTTTAGATACTCGAATGGAAAGGTAATATTCCAAGGAACGGATATTCTTCAAACCGACTCTGAAACTTTAAGAAAGATCCGAGGAAAAAAAGTCTCATACGTATTCCAGGAACCCTTCTCCGCTTTAAATCCTTTAAGCAAAATAAAAGACCAAATGACAGAAGGATTTTTGGCACACGGACTCGGAACCCGCAAAGAAGCTGAAGATAAGGCCGAATATCTTCTTGGAGCAGTAGGAATTACTGACATAAAATTAAGGATGAATTGTTATCCTCATCAGTTGAGCGGTGGGATCTTACAAAGGGTCGGGATCGGGATGGCATTGATGTGTGATCCTGAACTTCTGATCGCGGATGAGCCTACTTCTGCATTGGATGTTACAGTCCAGGCCCAATTGGTAGAACTCCTGCTTAGACTCAAAGAAAAGATGAACTTATCCGTACTATTCATCTCTCATGATTTCGGTTTGGTCAGCCATATCGCTGATCGAATCTGCGTATTGTACGCGGGGCGAATCGCTGAACTTGGAACGGTAGACCAAATTTTGGATGAGCCAAATCATCCATATACAAAAGACCTTTTAGATTCTTTGCCTTCTCATTTTTCGCAGACCGGAGTTTTTAAACCGATCGAAGGAAGATTACCTTCTCCTGGAAATTATCCTAAGGGCTGTCATTATTCAGACAGATGTAATTTTGTATTCTCACATTGTCATACTGTAAAGCCTATATTAAAAAATACGAATGGATCCGGACATCTTTCCGCATGCTTCTTAAATGAGAAGAAGGAGCTTGCAGGATGA
- a CDS encoding lysophospholipid acyltransferase family protein: MANPKPRSERQKVKKFLQYVFARILVGTLSIFPYVLRGKILYRIIRFLAKTTGATKKRIERHIRTAFPQISESEIQEYILHNLRNLSHMANEFCEEPRMNRKFIDKWVTFLPDKETHVRLFEKGGILVLGHLGNWETMGVSICYTAPKNDLYVFAKRQSNPWSNAWIEKNRASQRIKLVYTDESPRKALTLLKQGKLVAFISDQDAGKTGSFFPFLGNMASTFLGPATFARMTDVPILFCSSWYDKTGKLYFHVEEFERPNLDPRKDPELWEREFTYKWVKRLEEEVYKHPGDYFWLHRRWHTKPENKEELDKFWKEFKSSSEKSKV, from the coding sequence ATGGCGAATCCTAAACCCAGAAGCGAGAGACAAAAAGTCAAAAAATTCCTACAATATGTATTCGCAAGAATATTGGTAGGAACCCTATCTATCTTCCCTTATGTCCTTAGGGGAAAGATCCTATATCGTATTATTCGATTCCTGGCCAAAACGACAGGCGCGACTAAAAAAAGGATCGAAAGACATATACGTACTGCATTCCCTCAAATATCAGAATCAGAGATACAAGAGTATATTCTTCATAACCTCAGAAACCTTTCCCATATGGCTAACGAGTTTTGTGAAGAACCTAGAATGAACAGAAAGTTCATAGATAAATGGGTAACCTTCTTACCTGATAAAGAAACGCATGTCAGGCTATTTGAAAAAGGTGGGATTCTAGTTTTAGGCCATCTGGGTAACTGGGAAACGATGGGAGTTTCCATTTGTTATACTGCTCCTAAAAATGATTTGTACGTATTTGCAAAAAGACAATCCAATCCTTGGTCCAACGCTTGGATCGAAAAAAACAGAGCCTCTCAAAGAATTAAGCTAGTCTATACGGATGAAAGTCCTAGGAAGGCATTAACTTTGTTAAAACAAGGAAAGTTAGTCGCGTTTATATCGGATCAGGACGCAGGCAAGACAGGGTCCTTCTTTCCATTTTTAGGAAATATGGCTTCTACTTTCTTAGGACCGGCAACATTTGCCAGAATGACTGATGTGCCAATTTTATTCTGCAGCAGTTGGTATGATAAAACCGGAAAGTTATATTTTCATGTAGAAGAATTCGAAAGACCAAATCTGGATCCTAGAAAGGACCCGGAACTTTGGGAAAGAGAATTTACTTACAAATGGGTAAAACGTTTAGAAGAAGAAGTCTATAAACATCCTGGGGATTATTTCTGGCTGCATAGACGTTGGCATACCAAGCCGGAAAATAAAGAAGAGCTAGATAAGTTTTGGAAAGAATTTAAATCTTCTTCTGAAAAATCTAAAGTATAA
- a CDS encoding lipocalin-like domain-containing protein, whose protein sequence is MPFQFLTNRVVRPNKTSRILVSVLFSSMLLISSGSGFAAPKTDLKEGQSKSFKFPQDHFFHKGYRVEWCYFIGILDTEEGKELGYELSFFRAYLGPKVALYPVHFAISDLEDEKHKISQTIERELGGVAGQDKSNLWSGDYRMEATGPADFRISAFPRTDSGFGLELELTAKPKNILIHGKNGKSLKSRKNPKFFSYYYSIPRLETKGSLYLEGKEYHVKSGTSWMDHEWSSPEGTEAAFDLSSKDISWDWICIQMEDGSDIMAFNFKNRAGDIETFGTYRSPDGKVISLENENDLKFVPEDKTWKSDQTGNSYKLRWKLISERFNLNISPKFEEQEFDARSSTGLIYWEGAVKVGGDIEGKSVKGKGYLELKPFR, encoded by the coding sequence ATGCCCTTCCAATTTTTAACAAATAGAGTCGTAAGACCAAATAAAACCTCCAGGATTCTCGTTTCAGTTCTGTTCTCATCTATGCTCTTAATCTCGAGTGGAAGCGGATTCGCTGCCCCTAAGACCGATCTAAAAGAGGGCCAAAGCAAAAGTTTTAAATTTCCCCAAGATCATTTCTTTCATAAAGGCTACAGAGTAGAATGGTGTTATTTCATTGGTATCTTAGATACGGAAGAAGGTAAAGAGTTAGGATATGAGTTAAGCTTCTTCCGAGCTTACCTTGGACCCAAAGTTGCATTGTATCCTGTTCACTTTGCAATTTCCGATCTGGAAGACGAAAAACATAAGATCTCCCAAACCATCGAAAGAGAATTAGGCGGAGTCGCCGGCCAAGACAAGAGTAACTTATGGAGCGGGGACTATCGTATGGAAGCCACCGGTCCTGCAGATTTTAGGATCTCTGCTTTTCCGAGAACCGACTCAGGCTTCGGCTTGGAATTGGAACTCACCGCTAAGCCAAAAAATATTCTGATTCATGGCAAAAACGGAAAATCACTCAAGAGCAGAAAGAATCCAAAATTTTTCTCCTATTATTACAGTATTCCTCGTTTAGAAACCAAAGGTTCTCTTTATCTAGAAGGAAAAGAATATCATGTCAAATCCGGCACAAGTTGGATGGATCATGAATGGAGTAGTCCAGAAGGCACTGAAGCCGCATTCGATCTTTCCTCCAAAGATATTTCCTGGGATTGGATCTGTATACAAATGGAAGACGGTTCCGATATCATGGCATTCAATTTCAAGAACAGAGCCGGAGACATCGAAACTTTTGGGACTTACCGCTCTCCCGATGGAAAAGTAATCTCTCTAGAAAATGAGAACGATCTGAAATTTGTTCCAGAAGATAAAACCTGGAAAAGTGACCAAACCGGGAATTCCTATAAATTACGATGGAAATTAATTTCCGAACGGTTTAATTTGAATATCTCGCCCAAATTCGAAGAGCAGGAATTCGACGCAAGATCTAGCACTGGACTAATTTATTGGGAAGGCGCAGTTAAAGTCGGTGGAGATATAGAAGGAAAATCCGTAAAAGGAAAAGGTTACCTAGAACTAAAACCTTTCCGTTAA
- a CDS encoding AsmA family protein — translation MRSWDVLNRYLEENKIRYISAIGFFILLFVLIVYIPFVQRKDVYKEFILDRLRSSTDLDIKVADSDLYLLPFPGIELDQIEIRKDNVLIAVSDKVDIDISWFGLIKRVIEIRDISINGGSLHLERRKDGSFDIVEYLNGKKKQIEQKSNVKELLDDVNSRIGFSTEDFFAVSLKNIEIDNFTLVYNEQSHDKKYIVYFKKSQASVSFYGKDVDLLFQGRIDDQPIDLEMTGGLQNFPVNWEKLQFSAILKTEELSLSLLREIFNIFPAGDFSKTKLSGRTEVVKEEGTIFKFKVRNQVKDLAYKGGLPFGNIRLNVDFDLDLINKKVSFPFIEAVWEGVAKASAKGSVNWKNRSLGQFDIKADYGDYHNLLKIGKLFRVRDDLFDPNSPPGIFYFTGELNNIFAFKHRFAHIKMEAKYVDPLLSIPNFHAYIYNGEILGKAKIYPDIPKIEVEGDAHRLQVDKVLLPYLSEKIMEGELSSWFSFETQIRNHSRDSVTELFANMKGIGNITIKNGELVGYANFMIPVLNTLGKIIAFKGVDGRELKFETLRSDVKISGNEMYFPNLKLEIENSGMDVDGKGTVGFDQKIDMRLHLRLGGKYIGKGLQIPIIYAGTFGKSIPYVDPIWLGSVYTGMTLLGPYLIPLGGPYAGGVAGSVIGEYVRDLWDGVTGLFGGSNPEPDKKQKEK, via the coding sequence ATGCGCTCCTGGGATGTACTCAATCGGTATTTAGAAGAGAACAAGATCCGATATATCTCTGCTATCGGATTCTTTATATTATTATTCGTACTGATCGTTTATATACCTTTTGTTCAAAGGAAGGATGTATATAAAGAATTTATACTAGACCGCCTCAGAAGTTCAACCGATCTAGATATCAAAGTTGCAGATTCGGATCTATACCTTCTACCCTTTCCCGGGATCGAATTGGATCAAATTGAAATTCGAAAAGACAACGTACTTATTGCTGTCAGCGATAAGGTAGATATAGATATTTCTTGGTTCGGTCTTATCAAAAGAGTAATAGAGATCAGAGATATTTCCATTAACGGAGGATCCCTTCATCTGGAAAGAAGGAAAGACGGATCTTTCGATATAGTAGAATATTTGAATGGAAAGAAGAAGCAGATCGAACAAAAGAGCAACGTAAAAGAACTCCTGGATGATGTAAACTCTCGAATCGGATTTTCTACCGAGGACTTTTTTGCAGTAAGTCTGAAGAATATCGAAATTGATAATTTTACATTAGTATATAACGAACAAAGCCATGATAAAAAATATATAGTATATTTCAAAAAGTCCCAGGCCTCTGTTTCATTTTACGGAAAGGATGTAGACCTTTTATTCCAAGGAAGAATAGACGATCAACCTATCGACTTGGAAATGACAGGCGGTCTGCAAAACTTCCCAGTAAATTGGGAGAAATTACAATTCAGTGCAATCTTAAAAACGGAAGAACTTTCTCTTTCATTGCTTAGAGAAATATTTAATATTTTCCCGGCAGGAGATTTCTCCAAAACAAAGCTTTCCGGAAGAACAGAAGTAGTAAAAGAAGAAGGCACCATCTTCAAATTTAAGGTCCGAAATCAAGTAAAGGATCTTGCTTATAAAGGAGGACTTCCTTTCGGAAATATCAGATTGAATGTGGACTTTGATCTGGACCTAATCAATAAAAAAGTATCCTTTCCTTTTATAGAAGCAGTTTGGGAAGGTGTAGCAAAAGCCTCTGCAAAAGGAAGTGTCAATTGGAAGAACAGAAGTTTAGGTCAATTTGATATCAAAGCAGATTATGGAGACTATCACAATCTTTTAAAAATAGGAAAACTATTTCGTGTCAGAGATGACCTCTTCGATCCGAATTCTCCTCCAGGAATCTTCTATTTTACCGGAGAATTAAATAATATTTTTGCATTCAAACATAGATTTGCTCATATCAAAATGGAAGCAAAGTATGTGGACCCGCTCCTTTCTATCCCGAATTTCCATGCATACATCTATAACGGAGAAATATTAGGAAAAGCTAAAATATATCCTGATATACCGAAGATAGAAGTGGAAGGGGATGCTCATAGGCTTCAAGTAGATAAGGTTCTTTTACCTTATTTATCCGAAAAAATTATGGAAGGCGAACTTTCTAGTTGGTTTTCTTTCGAAACGCAGATTAGAAATCATTCTAGAGATTCTGTGACTGAACTTTTCGCCAATATGAAAGGGATCGGGAATATCACCATCAAGAATGGAGAGCTAGTTGGTTATGCAAACTTCATGATCCCAGTCTTGAACACACTAGGTAAAATTATCGCATTCAAAGGAGTCGATGGAAGAGAATTAAAATTCGAAACTCTTAGATCTGATGTGAAAATTTCAGGCAACGAAATGTATTTTCCCAATTTGAAACTAGAAATTGAAAACAGCGGAATGGATGTAGACGGGAAGGGTACAGTAGGCTTTGATCAAAAGATAGATATGAGATTACATCTTCGCTTAGGTGGAAAATATATAGGTAAAGGTTTGCAGATCCCAATTATTTATGCAGGAACTTTTGGAAAGAGTATACCTTATGTTGACCCTATCTGGCTAGGAAGTGTATATACTGGTATGACTTTACTCGGGCCTTATCTCATTCCTTTGGGAGGACCTTACGCAGGTGGTGTCGCAGGGTCCGTGATCGGAGAATATGTCCGAGATCTTTGGGACGGCGTTACCGGCCTATTTGGCGGAAGCAATCCCGAACCAGACAAAAAACAAAAAGAGAAATAA